tggagggccacagattctCCAAACCTTGTGTTGTTGATAATTTTAAATCCAAATCAAAACACTTTTTACATGAGCTTCGTATGAATTATGGCATGGAAACTGAGGCTGTATGTCCCTCCCAAAATGCCCAATCCTAAGATTCCATTGCATATTGCTGTGACAGTGGATTCATGGTGTTATAATGGTGTAGTGGTAAAAGGTCCTTGAGAAGAAGCCTTGTTACAGAATAGAACGGAGATCAAAAACTACAAATGACGACAAGGTTTCATGCAGCCTCCAAGTGATATCCATGTAGCTCTCCCGCTCACCAGCTTCCGAGAGGCGGCCTGAATGAGCCGCTGCAGAGTGAAATTGGCCACTCCGTGCTCCGCCAGGACCCGCAGCTGCCCCTTGACATGTGCCTTGTAGAAAGACCGCAAGGCCTTTGGGTTGGACACTTCTAGGACCTTGTCCAGCACCCGGCTGCAGGTGGCATCTTTTAGGAACACCAGGAGAGGACTGGGGAAGAGAAAGAACCCAGTCAGGTTTTCAGGGATGACAAACATAGGAAAATAGCCCCAGAACACTCAATGGAAAGCAGCATTTACAACGGACTACTTCAAATCAATGACTGCTATTTGACTCTCAACTGAAATACAGCATGAAATCCAACTAGTTTTAACAGGAGCTACTGCCCCTCCACTGacaaggcaaataataataacaacaacaataataataataataataataataataataataataataataataataataataataatatcatcatggGGTTTACCTCTGCCCAGCGGTCGGGTTGCAGGAGCTCAGGTAGCCAATCACTGAGCAGCACAGCTCTGAACAGGAGTCAGGCAGCTTCCTATGTAAGACTTCCAGGGCCACTTGGAGGCAGAGGCTGAAATATTTGTTGGTAATAAAGTCTGGAAGATGAGAAACAAAGATAATTAAAAAGGCAGCATTGAACCTGTGCCTCTCCCTCCCTTTATTATAACCATGCTCTGACCCTAGACTTTTAGGTTGTACATATAATCCTAGGCATGGGCCaatttaggccctccaggtgttttggacttcaactcccacaattcctaacagccggtaggctgttaggaattgtgggagttgaagtccaaaacacctggagggcccaagtttgcccatgtctataATATCCCAAGATTCCCCCATAAACAGACACCGGATAGGGATTTTTCAAGGCTGCTTTAGTTCTGTGATCTCTTCATTTTTTAAGGCATCTAAAGTGAAATTTAATTGTCCACATTTCAAAACAATGTTGCTCCATCTCACCTGAAATGTGCTCCTGAAAGCAGCCACCGAATTCATGGAGGAGGGAAATAAAGGAGTCCGGGACTTCAAATTCCAAAGGCAAATCACTTTCTGGTTTGGCCCGCTTTGCTCTAGAGCTTGAAATTCCTAACAGAGAATGGCAGAGTGAGGAAAAGAAAACTGCAAGAACAATAAAGTGCCCACTCCAAGTACTAGAGACAAAAGAGATGCCTTGAATATTCAGGCATGCTGGCATTTTCTCCCCAAAATGTTTCTACAGGTTCTACATAGTACCTTGATTTGTAGAAGTATTCACTCTTCACTCCATTTACATAAAAGGATGCAATTTTGCTACACCATTGTACATATGATGGGATTTTGGGATCcacagggtcctggaaccaaaccctagcagatcCTGAAGTTACATTACAGTTGTCCACCTATGTTTGCAGTTCTGATTTTTGCAAATGTGATTATTCACAAACTTGATTTAAAATACTATATCTGGAAATCTCTTGGTCATCCAGTGTATGCTATGACCAACTTCcaccagtcatgctggaagacctggagatttctagagagaacacttttctaggcatCTCTAGGCCCTACGATGCAATGTGCTCACCTTCCAGCAAAAGTAGACCACAGAGCTGTGCTAGAAAACCTAAAAATTCCAAGAGAGGTGTCCTCCCAGGTTACAAAAAAAACTTACTTCACTTACGTATTTAAttagacatacatacacacacagaggagtctcgatggcacagcgggttaaaccgctgagctgctgaacttgctgactgaaaggtcagcagtctgaaaccggggagcagggtgagctccagcttctgccaacctagtggttcgaaaacatacaaatgtgcgtagatcaataggtaccactccagcaggaaggtaatggcgctccatgcagtcatgctggccacatgacctaggaggcgtcggctaagctcttcggcttagaaatggagatgagcaccaaccctccagagccagacacaactagacttaatgacaaggaaaaacctttactttacacaCACACGGCTATGGAATGACCTGCAAGGAGacatctgacagctaaatgagctgtcagaatttaagaaacaactgaagatccatctcttccggcaggcctacccagtcaactttgaACCGTGAGTTTTCGATTTGCATTCTATTGTCACTACATGTTGATCTTTGTACCCTGTGCTTTGgtgtattttatatgtatgtattttatgcatGTATTTTATAACTGtgtgttttgatatatgtattttgttgtatatattttatgttgacATGTTTTGACTGTGTTATATCCTTCCATGAGCCATTAAGAGAGATGGGTAACACattattacactatgcaacaaaatctggaaaaaaaatctgtatcgtgttacatagtgttattactgTTGTGGTGGTTTCTCACTTTCACAGGGGCCCTGTGCTCCTAACAATGGCAAATGTGGAGGTTTGATTGTATTTCCCTTTTCCATTGATTGAAACTCAATTTCAAACACTCTCCAATGTGTCTCTCTCCAGGGAGCCCACCAGCTGCCCTCTTCCATCTTGCAAACAAACAGGCAGGAGTTTTGTGGCCAAAAACTGAAAGGTGGAAACAAGTGCTGATAGCAAAAAATTCAAGATTTGTGAGTATTTTTTAAATAAGGAATGGCCAACTTATATGGTTAGTTCTCACTCACCTAAACCCGGGAGTCCTCGGCCTCCGTCTGACCCGACTCGGACCCCTCCGAGCACCTGAAGCAGCGTCCGCACCACAAAACTGGCATGGGCGTCCAAAGCAAAAGTGGACAGTTCCTTCTGCACTGTCCTTCCCAGTTCCAGAACGAGGTCCTCCAGCGTCTCAGAGTCCTCGGCACCATCCCTGATCAGTAACGGGGAGCGCAGCAAGACAGCCTCCAGGATGTGGGCCCCACAGGAGTGGCAAGCAGCCAGGGGCAAGGAGGGGATCAAGGCCTGGAGGAAGCGGCTCAAGCTGGACGATGAAGTGGAGGGGATCAGGGCCTGGAGGAGCAGAGAACCGGATGTATCCAGGGCTAAGGGCAGGGCCACTGCTTCAGCCTCTTCCAAGACATTGCTAATAAACAGACCTGAGGGGTAAAAAGCAATTCAACAGTAACCAGAGGTGCATTgattattttcagagaaacaaaTCTCCAAGTTAGATCCTTCCATTTCTTGATCCTACTTCACCAGGGATGCATCTacgccaggcatgagcaaacttgggccctccaggtgttttggacttccacaattcctaacagccagtaggctgttaagaattgtgggagttgaagtccaaaacacctggagggctgaagtttccccatacccaatctacactgtagcattaatgaagtctgaccccactttaacttccatggctcaatgatatgagatcctgggagttgtagttttccaaaggaCTGTaagcactgagccacagcagttaaatacAATCACCACTGTGAACAGCTTCAATAGCAATAgtaatcgtaataataataataataataataataaaacatcacacagtcctagacactcgggaagtgttcgacttgtgattttgtgataagaaatccagcatatctatcttgtttgctgtgtcataataaaataataataatagagcctcTTTGTATaaagaaaaggcaaaatataaataaacataattcaatataataaaacataaataaaggtaataataatacttacccGTCTCTCATTTACAGTTTGGACTAGAAGCTGGAGCACATCTCAACCTAACTATTAGCATCTATTATTGTCAATAATATTAAAGAGACCACACCGTTCTTATTTCTTCCCTTTTGACTCCATGCAAGCAGAAGGTGGGAATGCTTTTCAATTGGACTAtgataatgtgagtagatcaataggtaccgctccagtgggaaggtaacggagctccatccagtcatgccagccacattatcttggaggtgtctacggacaatgctggctcttcggcttaaaaatggagatgagcatcaactcccagagtagaatatgactagacttaatgtcaggggaaaacctttatctttacctttacctcccaGTGTCCCAATACAGCATCATGGATGGGGAGACATTGGAGCTGAGTGCATCTATATCACAGATTTATGGCAAATTGACACAACCTTTGctggcatggctcaatattatggaatcctgggaattgtagtttaacaATGTTCTTTgttttctctgccacagagtgataaagtttcaccaaactacgactccaaggatcccatagcattgagccatgtcaatcaaagtggggtcaaaatgcattaattctacaatgtaaatgccttCCCAAACTTTAACAGCTCGATAGTTAACCCTTCACACATCTATAGCCCTCTCCTCGAAGAATCTTACctttctcctcctcagattcgaaccccGATTTCAAGGTGTCATGAGCCCGACGGAAATACTCAGCCGAAGCCTGGTCCAGTTTGGGGATGGACACCTTTTTGCTTTCTTTGCTCCCACTGGCTTCAACCGAGTCAGGAGGTGGAGCTTGTTTCCGCTGATCTTTCTTCTTTTTGCCCCCTTTCTTGGGGTGCGGAGGCACCCCCATAGTTGGAGGCGGGACGAAACGGAGAGGCCTCT
This sequence is a window from Anolis carolinensis isolate JA03-04 chromosome 6, rAnoCar3.1.pri, whole genome shotgun sequence. Protein-coding genes within it:
- the nop9 gene encoding nucleolar protein 9 — encoded protein: MGVPPHPKKGGKKKKDQRKQAPPPDSVEASGSKESKKVSIPKLDQASAEYFRRAHDTLKSGFESEEEKGLFISNVLEEAEAVALPLALDTSGSLLLQALIPSTSSSSLSRFLQALIPSLPLAACHSCGAHILEAVLLRSPLLIRDGAEDSETLEDLVLELGRTVQKELSTFALDAHASFVVRTLLQVLGGVRVGSDGGRGLPGLGISSSRAKRAKPESDLPLEFEVPDSFISLLHEFGGCFQEHISDFITNKYFSLCLQVALEVLHRKLPDSCSELCCSVIGYLSSCNPTAGQSPLLVFLKDATCSRVLDKVLEVSNPKALRSFYKAHVKGQLRVLAEHGVANFTLQRLIQAASRKLLGQLFEELSPGVEEIMAHEHLGVITALLGACRKRGAYQQEVLQILMEAFHCWEPPSRQASCVPLFASVLAYEVYYSEEDGEDPPQGQEATSHPLSSVSYHGSLMLQHLLHFADPSMVLRSFGAMTPKDLVILACDPAGSHVFNALLDSPTVPEKQRRKVLRLLKGSYLSLACNKHGSRVLDAIWNKASLPAKQAMAQELAEHEPQLRHDPFGHHVSRNFALTHFLKRRQDWDRHQEAEKKRRNLFAEILDG